The following are encoded together in the Gordonia insulae genome:
- a CDS encoding ABC transporter permease produces MSIVTEPLDATSPVASTDPMGDSVAAKKVPSGQLPLWRLLLRDKFATVAAAILTFVLLVAVFGPWLVGDAATDQNLDESNLAPFNLDTGWMNVLGTDPLGRSMLARLVVACQTTLMVSLPAVLISCVIGTAIGMWAGYHRGWRETTAMRVADVIMSFPSLLLAVVVLFVFSPSAANIVAVLAITRIPIYLRTARAESAELQSRVFVDAARTFGASSGQILRGHVLPILLPTILTVATLDFCYVMLAESSLSFLGIGIQPPDISWGLMVSQGRTYLQTAWWLSFFPGLAIVITTVSATLLAAWARIATDPGQRWRLTTPKARTSIFSSRKAVR; encoded by the coding sequence ATGTCGATAGTCACCGAACCCCTGGACGCCACCAGTCCCGTCGCGTCCACCGATCCCATGGGCGACTCGGTCGCGGCCAAGAAGGTCCCGTCCGGCCAACTCCCACTGTGGCGACTGCTGTTGCGCGACAAGTTCGCCACGGTCGCCGCCGCGATCCTCACCTTCGTGCTGCTGGTCGCCGTCTTCGGCCCGTGGCTCGTCGGCGACGCGGCCACCGACCAGAACCTCGACGAGTCCAATCTGGCACCGTTCAACCTCGACACCGGCTGGATGAACGTCCTCGGCACCGATCCGCTCGGCCGCAGCATGCTCGCCCGCCTCGTCGTCGCCTGCCAGACGACCCTGATGGTGTCGCTGCCCGCGGTGCTGATCTCCTGTGTCATCGGCACCGCGATCGGCATGTGGGCCGGCTATCACCGCGGATGGCGCGAGACCACCGCGATGCGCGTCGCCGACGTCATCATGAGCTTCCCGTCGCTGCTGCTCGCCGTCGTCGTGCTGTTCGTCTTCTCCCCGAGCGCTGCGAACATCGTTGCGGTACTGGCGATCACCCGAATCCCGATCTACTTGCGCACCGCTCGCGCGGAGTCGGCCGAACTGCAGAGCCGGGTGTTCGTCGACGCGGCCCGTACCTTCGGGGCGAGCAGCGGACAGATCCTGCGCGGACATGTGCTGCCCATCCTGCTGCCCACCATCCTCACCGTGGCCACCCTCGACTTCTGCTACGTGATGCTGGCCGAGTCGTCGCTGAGCTTCCTGGGCATCGGCATTCAGCCCCCGGACATCAGTTGGGGCCTGATGGTGTCGCAGGGCCGAACCTACCTGCAGACCGCCTGGTGGCTCTCGTTCTTCCCCGGCCTGGCCATCGTGATCACCACCGTGTCGGCGACCCTGCTGGCGGCGTGGGCGCGCATCGCGACCGATCCCGGCCAGCGGTGGCGCCTGACCACTCCCAAGGCCCGCACCTCCATCTTCTCGTCACGAAAGGCTGTGCGATGA